Proteins co-encoded in one Gossypium arboreum isolate Shixiya-1 chromosome 11, ASM2569848v2, whole genome shotgun sequence genomic window:
- the LOC108462979 gene encoding glycine cleavage system H protein, mitochondrial-like has product MALRMWASTTANALKISCATTKAPVFSLSRCFSTVLDGLKYAESHEWVKHEGPVATIGITDHAQDHLGEVVFVELPEPGGSVSKGKGFGAVESVKATSDVNSPISGEIVEVNSKLTETPGLINSSPYEGGWMIKVKPGSPSELESLMGPKEYTKFCEEEDASH; this is encoded by the exons ATGGCACTGAGAATGTGGGCTTCTACTACTGCCAATGCCCTCAAAATTTCTTGTGCTACCACCAAAGCCCCTGTTTTCTCCCTCTCCAGATGCTTTTCCACTG tTTTGGATGGGTTGAAATATGCTGAATCACATGAATGGGTGAAGCACGAAGGTCCAGTAGCTACCATTGGCATCACTGACCATGCTCAG GACCATTTAGGAGAAGTAGTGTTTGTAGAGCTGCCAGAACCAGGTGGTTCAGTGAGCAAAGGAAAAGGGTTTGGAGCTGTTGAAAGTGTTAAAGCAACCAGTGATGTCAATTCCCCTATCTCTGGTGAAATCGTTGAGGTTAACTCCAAGCTTACTGAAACTCCTGGCCTG ATCAATTCAAGCCCATATGAAGGAGGATGGATGATAAAGGTGAAACCCGGCAGTCCTTCAGAATTAGAATCCTTGATGGGTCCAAAGGAATACACCAAATTCTGTGAGGAAGAAGATGCTTCCCACTAA
- the LOC108461653 gene encoding pyruvate kinase isozyme G, chloroplastic-like, translated as MAAITTILTDASAVATADLSSFRTISDHSLFDSVTNWTKRRLFTSKGDSSFPIRSMHNTQTGVASSTNGHFNADKLKSTVELLNGGALGQVKMNSSHRRKTKIVCTIGPSTSSREMIWKLAEAGMNVARLNMSHGDHVSHQKTIDLVKEYNAQFEDKVIAIMLDTKGPEVRSGDVPRPIQLKEGQEFKFTIRRGVSTEDTVSVNYDDFVNDVEVGDILLVDGGMMSLAVKSKTKELVTCVVVDGGELKSRRHLNVRGKSATLPSITDKDWEDIKFGVDSQVDFYAVSFVKDAKVVHELKDYLKGCNADIHVIVKIESADSIPNLHSIISASDGAMVARGDLGAELPIEEVPLLQEDIIRRCRDMHKPVIVATNMLESMINHPTPTRAEVSDIAIAVREGADAIMLSGETAHGKYPIKAAKVMHTVALRTESSLPLNVMPPVRFNAYKSHMGEMFAFHSTTMANTLNTPIVVFTRTGSMAILLSHYRPSSSIFAFTNKERIKQRLALYQGVIPIYMQFSDDAEETFSRALKLLTGKNLVEEGEFITLVQSGAQPIWRRESTHHIQVRKVEL; from the exons ATGGCGGCGATTACTACCATCTTAACGGACGCTTCCGCCGTCGCCACCGCTGATTTGTCGTCTTTCCGCACCATCTCCGACCATTCACTGTTCGATTCCGTAACCAATTGGACTAAACGACGTCTCTTTACCTCTAAAGGAGATTCATCTTTTCCAATCAGATCCATGCACAACACTCAAACCGGCGTCGCTTCTTCCACCAACGGCCATTTCAACGCT GACAAGCTGAAATCCACTGTCGAGCTTTTAAACGGTGGGGCATTAGGACAAGTGAAAATGAACTCGAGTCACCGGAGAAAAACCAAGATCGTTTGCACCATCGGTCCTTCGACGAGCTCCCGTGAGATGATATGGAAACTGGCTGAAGCTGGAATGAATGTGGCTCGCCTGAATATGTCCCATGGTGACCATGTTTCTCATCAAAAAACCATTGATCTTGTTAAGGAATACAATGCCCAATTTGAAGACAAAGTTATTGCTATAATGTTGGACACTAAG GGTCCCGAGGTTCGAAGCGGTGATGTTCCTCGACCAATACAGCTTAAAGAGGGCCAAGAATTTAAATTCACTATCAGGAGAGGAGTTAGCACTGAAGATACCGTTAGCGTAAACTATGACGACTTTGTGAATGATGTCGAAGTTGGAGACATACTATTAGTTGATG GTGGAATGATGTCGCTAGCTGTGAAGTCAAAGACAAAGGAATTGGTTACGTGTGTAGTAGTTGATGGCGGAGAGCTTAAATCGAGGCGCCATTTAAACGTGCGTGGAAAAAGTGCAACTCTGCCATCGATAACAG ACAAAGATTGGGAAGATATCAAATTTGGGGTGGACAGCCAAGTTGATTTTTATGCTGTTTCTTTCGTGAAGGATGCTAAGGTAGTCCACGAGTTGAAAGATTATCTTAAAG GTTGCAATGCAGACATTCACGTGATTGTGAAAATTGAAAGTGCTGATTCTATTCCGAACCTTCACTCTATAATTTCCGCTTCTGATGGG GCAATGGTTGCTCGAGGAGACCTTGGAGCTGAACTTCCAATCGAGGAAGTCCCTTTATTGCAG GAAGACATCATCAGAAGGTGTCGTGATATGCATAAACCGGTAATCGTGGCAACAAACATGCTCGAAAGTATGATTAATCATCCTACACCAACAAGAGCTGAAGTTTCTGATATTGCAATTGCTGTTCGAGAAGGCGCTGATGCAATTATGCTTTCTGGAGAAACTGCACACGGGAA GTATCCGATTAAAGCCGCTAAAGTGATGCACACTGTAGCATTGAGGACTGAGTCAAGTCTTCCACTCAATGTTATGCCTCCTGTTCGTTTTAACGCTTACAAG AGTCATATGGGTGAAATGTTTGCTTTCCATTCCACGACCATGGCTAATACCCTCAATACACCAATCGTGGTCTTTACAAGAACTGGGTCCATGGCTATACTATTGAGTCATTACCGTCCTTCCTCTTCGATCTTTGCCTTCACGAACAA GGAAAGAATTAAGCAGAGGCTGGCACTTTATCAAGGCGTGATACCGATATATATGCAGTTTTCAGATGATGCGGAGGAGACTTTTTCCCGAGCACTAAAGCTGTTAACG gGCAAGAACTTGGTGGAGGAGGGAGAATTCATTACTCTTGTCCAAAGCGGAGCGCAACCGATCTGGCGTCGAGAATCCACCCATCACATTCAAGTTCGAAAAGTTGAACTATGA